A section of the candidate division WOR-3 bacterium genome encodes:
- a CDS encoding peptidylprolyl isomerase, giving the protein MTQAKNGDKVKIHYTGKLEDETVFDSSVEREPLEFTVGDGKIIPGFERAVVGMAPGESKTVTISPDMAYGMHRNDLVVDVERERVSDKLELKIGGFVQIRQRDGGVIQAKVTGMSESKVTLDANHPLAGKDLTFDIKLVEIV; this is encoded by the coding sequence GTGACTCAGGCAAAAAACGGTGATAAAGTCAAGATTCACTATACCGGCAAACTGGAGGATGAGACAGTCTTCGATTCTTCGGTTGAGCGTGAACCTCTCGAATTCACCGTCGGTGACGGTAAGATAATTCCGGGGTTTGAAAGAGCGGTGGTTGGCATGGCCCCCGGGGAATCGAAAACCGTAACGATCTCGCCCGATATGGCCTACGGCATGCACCGCAATGATTTGGTCGTTGACGTTGAGCGCGAGCGCGTATCGGACAAACTGGAGCTGAAAATTGGCGGCTTTGTGCAGATACGTCAGCGCGATGGTGGGGTCATTCAGGCAAAAGTGACCGGTATGTCCGAATCGAAGGTCACCCTGGATGCGAACCATCCCCTGGCAGGAAAAGACCTGACATTTGATATCAAGCTGGTTGAAATCGTGTGA
- a CDS encoding cold-shock protein, whose protein sequence is MTYGKVKWFDGRKGYGFIEKEDGTGDVFVHYGDIAGNGYRSLNEGDRVKFELSQSPKGAKATQVELA, encoded by the coding sequence ATGACTTACGGAAAAGTCAAATGGTTCGATGGCAGAAAAGGCTATGGTTTCATTGAGAAAGAAGACGGAACCGGTGATGTTTTTGTCCATTATGGCGACATAGCGGGCAACGGTTATCGGTCCCTTAATGAAGGCGATAGAGTTAAGTTTGAGCTTAGCCAGTCCCCTAAGGGTGCAAAAGCCACCCAGGTCGAACTTGCATAA
- a CDS encoding B12-binding domain-containing radical SAM protein has translation MKILLVYPQNPDTFWSFKHALRFIFKKATNPPLGLLTAAAMLPDEWEKRLIDMNVRKLKDRDIEWADFVFISAATIQKESVDEVITRCKAKGVKIVAGGPLFTSSYDEYEHVDYLVLNEAEITLPQFLDDLRQGKLRHIYTSPEWADLTKTPVPDWGLLKIKKYASMSIQYSRGCPFDCDFCDIPLLYGHRPRIKDKQQVITELQNLYDRGWRGVVFFVDDNFIGNKRGLKSEVLPAVAEWMERMKYPFTFLTQASVNLADDEELMNLMVKANFNTVFVGIETPDEESLAECGKLQNKNRNLVECVKKIQRFGLQVQGGFIVGFDSDPLTIFERQIRFIQNSGIVTAMVGLLSAVRGTKLYQRLKGENRLLTEATGDNTDCSINFVPKMQYATLLEGYRNIVKTIYAPDQFYARVKRFLENYKPLHNSLGRLSMSEVKAFIMSIFVLGIKGKERFHYWRLFLWSVFSRPRLAPLAVTFAIYGYHFRKVFEKI, from the coding sequence ATGAAAATTCTTCTGGTGTATCCGCAAAATCCGGACACGTTTTGGTCGTTCAAACATGCGCTGAGATTCATTTTCAAGAAGGCGACAAATCCGCCGCTTGGATTACTCACTGCCGCTGCTATGCTGCCGGATGAATGGGAAAAACGACTCATTGATATGAATGTAAGAAAGTTGAAGGACCGGGATATCGAATGGGCAGATTTTGTATTTATCAGTGCGGCAACCATTCAGAAAGAGTCGGTAGATGAGGTGATCACGCGCTGTAAGGCGAAAGGTGTAAAGATTGTTGCTGGGGGACCTTTGTTTACGAGCTCCTATGATGAGTATGAGCATGTTGATTATCTCGTGCTGAATGAGGCGGAAATTACGCTCCCACAATTTTTGGATGATTTGCGTCAGGGAAAACTTAGACATATCTATACATCGCCAGAGTGGGCAGATCTGACAAAAACGCCGGTTCCGGATTGGGGATTACTCAAGATTAAGAAATATGCCTCCATGAGTATTCAATACTCGCGCGGGTGCCCGTTTGACTGCGATTTTTGCGACATTCCGCTGCTTTACGGTCACAGACCACGGATAAAAGACAAGCAACAGGTCATCACCGAGCTCCAGAATCTTTATGATCGGGGTTGGCGCGGCGTAGTGTTTTTCGTCGACGATAATTTCATCGGTAACAAGCGCGGTCTGAAGTCGGAAGTTTTGCCTGCCGTCGCTGAGTGGATGGAGCGTATGAAGTATCCGTTTACGTTCCTCACGCAAGCGTCGGTTAACCTGGCAGATGATGAAGAGTTAATGAACTTGATGGTCAAGGCTAACTTCAATACCGTTTTTGTGGGCATCGAAACGCCGGATGAAGAAAGCCTGGCAGAATGCGGCAAACTTCAAAACAAGAACCGCAATCTGGTTGAGTGTGTCAAAAAGATACAGCGGTTCGGCCTTCAGGTTCAGGGGGGTTTTATCGTTGGTTTTGACAGTGACCCGCTGACGATTTTCGAAAGGCAAATACGTTTTATTCAGAACAGCGGAATAGTGACTGCAATGGTGGGTTTGCTCAGCGCGGTGCGTGGCACAAAACTCTACCAACGGCTTAAGGGGGAGAACCGGTTGTTAACGGAAGCCACTGGCGACAATACAGATTGCTCGATTAATTTTGTTCCCAAGATGCAGTACGCGACACTTCTGGAAGGGTACAGGAATATCGTCAAGACGATATATGCGCCCGATCAATTCTACGCGCGGGTCAAGAGATTCCTGGAGAACTACAAACCATTGCATAACAGCCTGGGACGTCTCAGCATGAGCGAGGTGAAGGCTTTCATCATGTCGATATTCGTGCTGGGAATAAAAGGGAAAGAGCGTTTTCACTACTGGCGTCTGTTCCTGTGGAGTGTGTTCAGCCGGCCGCGGCTCGCGCCTCTGGCAGTGACCTTTGCCATCTACGGCTATCACTTCAGGAAGGTTTTCGAGAAGATCTAG